One region of Oryza sativa Japonica Group chromosome 5, ASM3414082v1 genomic DNA includes:
- the LOC4338197 gene encoding uncharacterized protein translates to MLPAMPSLAMLFAVLLLCVANTLAFSFLAVRIFRADGGPSKLTASSVRRSTKCILVLACVVEVAVLFASLRLAADRHALSGEVDHMRDQIETLQDDLKQYEQPFSALSDYLGLSVLELGSAVGRLRDKEEHLVKEYRDLKLEIEQIKSDIQSLRHEKEGRGYHKETLGGTSNQQKQENNEKTKQPAIDGIMKSLRAKATKLQQVKISFPWEKMKKAKNIFSMDFKLRP, encoded by the exons ATGTTGCCGGCGATGCCGTCGTTGGCGATGCTgttcgccgtcctcctcctctgcgtCGCCAACaccctcgccttctccttctTGGCGGTCAGGATCTTCCGCGCCGACGGCGGCCCATCCAAGCTGACCGCGTCCAGCGTCCGCAGGTCGACCAAGTGCATCCTCGTCCTCGCCTGCGTCGTCGAGGTCGCCGTCCTCTTCGCCTCCCTCCGACTCGCCGCCGACCGTCACGccctctccggcgaggtcgaccACATGCGCGACCAGATCGAAACCCTGC AGGATGATTTGAAGCAGTATGAGCAACCGTTCTCTGCGTTGAGTGATTATCTCGGCCTCAGCGTGCTAGAGCTGGGTAGCGCCGTTGGACGCTTAC GTGATAAGGAGGAACATCTAGTCAAGGAATATCGTGATCTGAAACTCGAGATTGAACAAATTAAATCTGATATACAGTCTCTGCGACATGAGAAGGAAGGGAGAGGCTACCAtaag GAAACATTAGGTGGCACCTCAAATCAGCAAAAACAAGAGAATAACGAGAAAACAAA GCAACCAGCGATAGATGGTATTATGAAGTCATTACGAGCAAAAGCAACAAAGTTGCAGCAGGTCAAGATAAG CTTTCCTTGGGAGAAGATGAAGAAAGCCAAGAATATATTCAGCATGGATTTCAAGCTACGGCCGTAG
- the LOC107281021 gene encoding uncharacterized protein — MATTKPFLLPPQPTSPPARPGPTEPKLAPSRAPPPTPTTGGWNPLAALVEVPGALWRVGRRRWALHGHRRGAARARGGVDPWVPAALPLRQVPGPVFEFTQACGICVGTPVWIRGVAVGSIVRIDSSLHSIDAYAENDIFFGLGTDAEEKPVLPKPGLGKPPRPPKRKVTDKADDLEMDKENPVPEVPPEIALPEAAMEIASPETAMEIPVPDVPIEITVAELEVEFVASVGSDKEEVPGLEWDGTEPEIFEDPSPTKEPEVPRVLRSHDSKSKDANKEKFMLTVFRGGKERAKLRDDDPQKASELAGPTYFATDDCLEKYEHGKTLLPEWALKEAPWEMRRLHNFHMEASKKGLGNITARSPADCFGEKGYVWLDFSDLHAIYRRDKMDVNYVGVWCMMQYMDANKKKEPIGFLDPTRICQTQHIVTLAPGSDQLKGKNLKEIAEYKKGLHKEKLITVAQYIGRAFLHFQNKRVVMAAYNFNDHYICLLIHPKDGTVVVLDPLDYNHKQYKEFLTILQYAYQYYKFKSEEQTRTREKLLLRTYWPCHKQPQGTVLCGYYACEFLINAEDLPRLECRTSFDDTGITNVQRDLCHFIHHECSHVKGDFFDPEGALAASDEFKDLWE, encoded by the exons ATGGCCACCACCAAGccattcctcctccctccccaacCCAcctctccgcccgcgcgcccaGGCCCCACCGAGCCCAAGCTAGCTCCGTCGcgtgctccgccgccgacgccgacgaccggTGGCTGGAACCCGCTCGCGGCGCTCGTCGAGGTGCCCGGGGCGCTGTGGCGTGTGGGGAGGCGGCGTTGGGCTCTTCATGGTCACCGGCGCGGCGCTGCTCGCGCTCGCGGTGGCGTGGATCCGTGGGTTCCAGCTGCGCTCCCGCTTCGGCAAGTACCAGGCCCCGTCTTCGAGTTCACCCAGGCCTGCGGGATCTGCGTGGGCACGCCCGTGTGGATACGTGGGGTCGCCGTCGGGAGCATCGTCCGCATCGACTCTTCCCTCCATAGCATCGATGCTTACGCTGAG AATGACATATTCTTTGGATTGGGCACCGATGCCGAGGAAAAACCTGTGTTGCCTAAACCGGGGTTGGGAAAACCTCCGAGGCCTCCTAAGAGGAAGGTGACTGATAAGGCGGATGATCTAGAGATGGATAAGGAAAATCCAGTGCCGGAAGTGCCACCGGAGATCGCATTGCCGGAGGCAGCCATGGAGATTGCATCGCCGGAGACAGCCATGGAGATTCCAGTGCCGGATGTGCCCATAGAGATTACAGTGGCAGAACTAGAGGTGGAATTTGTGGCATCAGTCGGGTCAGACAAAGAAGAAGTACCAGGATTGGAATGGGACGGTACAGAGCCAGAGATATTTGAAGACCCTTCTCCTACGAAAGAACCCGAGGTGCCACGAGTGCTTAGGAGCCACGACTCCAAGTCCAAAGATGCGaacaaggagaagttcatgcTAACCGTCTTCAGAGGGGGTAAGGAACGTGCCAAGCTCAGAGATGACGACCCCCAGAAGGCTTCTGAGCTAGCCGGGCCAACATACTTCGCAACCGATGATTGCCTGGAAAAGTACGAACATGGGAAAACACTCTTGCCGGAATGGGCACTGAAAGAAGCACCATGGGAGATGAGAAGGTTGCATAACTTCCATATGGAGGCCAGCAAGAAAGGCTTGGGTAATATAACAGCTCGATCACCGGCAGATTGTTTCGGCGAAAAAGGTTACGTATGGCTAGATTTCTCAGATCTCCACGCCATATATCGTCGGGATAAGATGGACGTCAACTATGTCGGTGTTTGGTGCAT gatgcaatacatggatgctAACAAGAAAAAAGAACCCATCGGCTTCTTGGATCCAACTCGGATCTGCCAAACACAGCATATCGTTACGCTAGCACCAGGGTCAGACCAGCTGAAGGGCAAGAATCTGAAAGAGATAGCAGAATACAAGAAGGGCTTGCACAAGGAGAAATTGATTACTGTCGCACAGTACATTGGACGagccttcttgcactttcaaaataagagagtcgtcatggccgcttataattttaa CGATCATTATATCTGTTTACTCATCCACCCTAAAGACGGAACCGTGGTAGTCTTGGATCCTCTCGATTACAATCACAAGCAATACaaagaatttctaacaatcttacaGTA TGCATACCAATACTACAAGTTCAAGAGTGAAGAACAGACCCGAACACGGGAGAAGCTGCTATTACGTACCTATTGGCCG tgtcacaagcaaccgcAAGGAACGGTCCTTTGCGGATATTATGCGTGCGAATTCCTTATTAACGCGGAGGAT ttgccaaGATTAGAATGTCGAACAAGCTTTGACGATACAGGTATCACAAATGTGCAGCGTGATCTGTGCCACTTCATCCACCATGAGTGCTCTCATGTCAAAGGAGATTTCTTCGACCCAGAGGGTGCCCTAGCGGCAAGTGACGAATTCAAGGATCTTTGGGAGTAG
- the LOC4338198 gene encoding uncharacterized protein: MLPAALLPHLLIPPMMGRIASPLIPPKPGRITWPRSGRTPGTPMTSSPPMLWSTRCWSNASALLWSPPPRIRSPSPSLSRSWTYNEPLLAAILVSTAKSCSDLRRINLDGLRWCVFDAKGQVLGRLASQIAVVLQGKDKPTYAPHVENRDMTGIVN; encoded by the exons ATGCTGCCGGCGGCGCTGCTTCCACATCTTCTGATCCCACCGATGATGGGGAGGATAGCCTCGCCTCTGATCCCACCGAAGCCGGGGAGGATAACCTGGCCTCGCTCTGGGAGGACGCCGGGGACGCCGATGACATCTTCGCCGCCGATGCTATGGTCGACGAGGTGCTGGTCGAACGCGTCTGCGCTGTTGTGGAGTCCACCCCCGAGGATCAGATCCCCTTCGCCCTCGCTTTCAAGGTCGTGGACTTACAACGAGCCACTCCTCGCCGCCATTCTCGTGTCCACCGCCAAGAGCTGCTCCG ACTTGAGAAGAATCAATTTAGATGGTTTGAGATGGTGTGTATTTGACGCAAAGGGCCAG GTCCTTGGACGGTTGGCGTCCCAAATAGCTGTTGTGCTTCAGGGCAAGGACAAGCCAACTTATGCACCACATGTGGAAAACAGAGACAT GACAGGGATCGTAAATTGA